One genomic region from Cyanobium usitatum str. Tous encodes:
- a CDS encoding response regulator — MLVDDKFAMDTVGTNRTGANAKVAVVDDDPRIRRLLEDELIDLGYATTCYSNAFDLLNELDTNPPTILLLDLLMPQMDGIECLRRVRSAGFEGPVIIFTALSDNEKRREADLEGATEYILKPDLFEHLETIISKYL, encoded by the coding sequence ATGCTTGTAGATGATAAATTTGCAATGGATACCGTTGGCACAAATCGCACTGGCGCGAACGCCAAGGTTGCCGTGGTGGACGATGATCCGCGCATTAGACGCCTGCTGGAAGACGAACTGATAGACCTCGGTTATGCGACCACATGTTACAGCAATGCTTTCGATCTGCTTAATGAGCTGGACACAAATCCACCTACAATATTACTGCTCGACCTGCTGATGCCTCAGATGGACGGCATCGAGTGCCTTCGTCGCGTTAGAAGCGCCGGATTTGAAGGCCCCGTGATTATTTTTACGGCCCTAAGTGATAACGAAAAACGCAGAGAAGCAGACCTTGAGGGAGCCACAGAGTACATCCTCAAGCCAGATCTATTCGAACACCTCGAGACGATCATATCCAAATACCTTTAA
- a CDS encoding peroxidase family protein: protein MNRGDLDFILKQILIAEADSRGEDLSTYIPDTTLPWGLRRVDGSNNNLRPERENFGAADQLFPSLLPPQFRNEGDDSMLFGPPSTPAIPGQTLLTNNDYAVNAQNNPAITRGIQPGDVVDADPRIISNLVVDQSLENPAAIYRALVLAGSADRMADLAEITAAVDALEVAKAGTDAVAIAGAEAALRTELSAKGINVFDTLGDLTRATVDLPNVAPDEGLSSPFSSWMTLFGQFFDHGLDLLDKGGKGTVYIPLQPDDKLYVPGSPTNFMALTRASVDADGKAINKTTPWVDQNQTYTSDASAQVFHREYELVDGKLQATGHLLEGAGAGGGLANWADVKAQARNLLGIELNDMNVHDIPEVLVDAYGNFIPGANGGVQLVRSIDANGVVTAVEGDPTAPVRTADGFVSTGHAFLVDIARNANPSAGKTADTDTAISSATDLQPAGTYDNELLDRHFIVGDGRGNENYGLTSLHYIFHSEHNRQVDLVKDLVLTEAIADPAANLSFLNEWLNTPITEAGLATASEASLDWNGERLFQAGKIPTEMQYQHLVFEEFGRTLQPMLNVFNGYQAELDGAIVSEFADVVYRFGHSMLGESVDRFDPNFKVIGSNGVRGLDEEQVSLFEAFLNPVEWTKLDEVDGGMTQAEAAAAVARGMTRQVGQEIDEFVVSDLRNRLEGIPLDLATLNITRGRERGVPSLNNAREEFFRGSNDSAIKPYSSWCDFSLNLRNPASIVNVIAAYGSHESITSATTSEAKRDAAWDLVMGGAGAPSDRLDFLNAHGAYANDANLGGLNEVDFWVGGLLEKTMPFGGMLGTTFNFVFEVQMEKLQDTDRFYYLTRLANLNLTAQLENNKFADMIHRNTPVEHLPGNVFKAMDYTLEVDQSRQFNQGLGLDDPQGAVNGLDPFLAAMTGDQKVLRADLDGDLDNDLLQFVGGEHVVLGGTDEADTLIGGDGDDTLWGDGGDDNLEGGIGNDFIFGGDGSDVITDTFGDDEIRSGGGDDVVNGGPGLNLIITDTGSDVVFGGLDDEEFLLGQGNDFADGGAGVEAIFGGEGNDWLESGLENGLLLGDNGDLIQGIPTKRSVNSTVIGHDVTYNTGGNIDHDAESGNDVMVGGLGTDKFFGQLGFDWATHKDDPYGIYADMDVRTLIVPLAAGSPGASMDKYQLTEAVSGSAYNDYIRGTSTAAGVDHVLLDADVDLINGLQELLAGVDEAGAIRFSTGEILIGGAGSDLIEGRAGDDLIEGDSFLDVKIQVTPTEGSPYLVSRLAEIQQQLFSREILPSQLSIWREIKDSSSVSDVDVVQFSGNRGDYIIEGYNAATGVAADLDSDGWISITDNQVNPTDGVDRVKAVERALFNDGSIKIAQHANRMAEGRVSLSVDGVAAVDGTVTGEVGQVLVASSEVLQDWDERSATNPLSGVAAPVEYTWQVETAPGSGIFTDIQTTFNVTASPLRAPSMTVTAAEAGLAIRVMGRFTDAAGAVETVFSNFSSVNPNEAPSVVEPINAAAAITELDRNAPLANNFIHTATGSFGVVDPDFADILSVDVVSSTSNFPGRTTPIGTLVPTITDNTNGDGTGSVSWTYQVTDLGLNPLVAGQTATETFVLRLSDGAGGITNQVVTLELTGTADPVNGAPSATGLVVSDSTPTETQQVTVQGQNTISDPNGMPASPVFTYQWQQRLATSTDANAWTNITGATGVNFTPGNAQVNNALRVQVSFTDSDGFANTLFTTATDGTGDRITGNLFANTLTGTAYADALSGGRGNDTVNGNAGNDVITWGVSNPVFFARNGVSDGRDVVDGGLGTLDTFVVNGNNQAETYRVYARASYLAVAGNAAAPLNAGTEIVITRNGTNNAAVIAELRGIEEITINTGAGNDTVLAIGDFTPTSLAFNTITVQGSEDDTTVDISALESAHRIHFLTQGGNDYVVGNLRPQDVIDIPTGANPDDYAATDNGDGTVTFSSPTHSVTVTTSMDQLPQLAPAVVSELPVANPGTGTADEDEAGGTTPGDQAASINEDAEDGDTNEDAEDGDTNEDAENEDAENDDSNEDAEDGDSSSEDVSSESTSPALQLGLSIVKDPVFAGNSETDVVLRRFGTEVEQGSKFYLALTAASLREASINTLDVSVNLGETFGEVFELHPADIHFNDAMAVQRRVQVLNGDNGPTIRFQGAGLDALASGAAIADNTVLAYIELVARGDIDDLIKDARVEDQYGFMNAETFSVPMLFTVDANVDQVVFSDLESLSDLGGADVLLNPELEVTARAAEAVLTTSSSFDLGTYREVVQVGEGSYTNLVRSGDTIFQASSWRNDGEVSFTEMRLDSISDAVAEVSATFDLTDTASLPSLGWSDQPGQGGVMDVTTSFHIIGEAGSVVDTSAVGYALSAYGDYGWNTTQMEQFQVKHLVTYQADLNYDGAVTMKDLAFLNAGAAMGTTPHDVDADFSGSIDMLDLAVIDADWGKSLHSGDGKFMGSDSITMDELFRQNGRRWDSSAFEDQNAIEADEAGSAYVNVLTDESDGLISAAGLDSSVVSQWEEQHSQQYALTSV, encoded by the coding sequence ATGAATCGCGGTGATCTGGATTTCATTCTCAAGCAGATCCTGATCGCCGAAGCCGACTCCCGCGGCGAAGACCTATCCACCTACATCCCAGATACAACCCTGCCCTGGGGCCTGCGCCGCGTTGACGGCAGCAACAACAACCTGCGCCCCGAACGGGAAAACTTCGGCGCCGCCGACCAGCTTTTCCCCTCCCTGCTGCCTCCGCAGTTCCGTAACGAGGGCGACGACAGCATGTTGTTTGGCCCTCCTAGCACACCTGCCATCCCTGGCCAGACCCTGCTCACGAACAACGACTACGCCGTCAACGCCCAAAACAACCCCGCCATCACCCGCGGCATCCAGCCCGGCGATGTGGTGGATGCCGATCCGCGTATCATCTCCAACCTGGTGGTGGATCAGAGCCTCGAGAACCCTGCCGCTATCTACAGAGCCCTTGTGCTGGCTGGCTCCGCCGACCGCATGGCTGATCTGGCGGAGATCACCGCCGCGGTGGATGCGCTCGAAGTCGCCAAAGCAGGCACTGATGCCGTTGCGATTGCCGGTGCAGAAGCTGCTCTGCGCACCGAGCTCAGCGCCAAGGGCATCAACGTGTTCGACACCCTGGGCGACCTCACCCGGGCCACGGTGGATCTGCCCAACGTGGCCCCCGATGAAGGCCTCTCGTCGCCGTTCAGCTCCTGGATGACTCTGTTCGGCCAGTTCTTCGACCACGGCCTCGACCTGCTCGATAAGGGCGGCAAAGGCACCGTCTACATCCCCCTCCAGCCGGATGACAAGCTGTACGTCCCTGGCAGCCCCACCAACTTCATGGCGCTGACCCGCGCCTCGGTGGATGCGGACGGCAAAGCCATCAACAAGACCACTCCTTGGGTCGACCAGAACCAGACCTACACCTCCGACGCTTCAGCCCAGGTGTTTCACCGCGAGTATGAGCTCGTGGATGGCAAGCTCCAGGCCACCGGTCATTTGCTGGAAGGTGCTGGTGCTGGCGGTGGCCTGGCCAACTGGGCGGATGTGAAGGCTCAGGCCCGCAATCTGCTGGGCATCGAGCTCAACGACATGAACGTGCACGACATCCCGGAGGTGCTCGTTGATGCCTATGGCAACTTTATCCCAGGCGCCAATGGCGGCGTGCAGTTGGTGCGCTCCATCGATGCCAACGGTGTGGTCACAGCCGTAGAGGGCGATCCCACAGCTCCCGTACGCACCGCCGATGGCTTCGTGTCCACCGGCCATGCCTTCCTCGTCGACATCGCCCGCAACGCCAATCCCAGTGCCGGCAAGACGGCAGACACGGATACCGCCATCAGCTCGGCCACCGACCTGCAGCCCGCCGGCACCTACGACAACGAACTACTCGATCGCCACTTCATCGTCGGTGATGGTCGTGGCAACGAAAACTACGGTCTGACCAGCCTCCACTACATCTTCCACTCCGAGCACAACCGCCAGGTGGATCTGGTGAAGGACCTGGTGCTGACGGAAGCCATCGCCGACCCCGCTGCCAACCTGTCGTTCCTGAATGAATGGCTGAATACTCCGATCACCGAAGCGGGTCTGGCCACAGCCAGCGAGGCAAGCCTCGATTGGAACGGTGAGCGGCTGTTCCAAGCTGGCAAGATCCCCACCGAGATGCAGTATCAGCATCTGGTGTTCGAGGAATTCGGCCGCACGCTTCAGCCGATGCTCAACGTGTTCAACGGCTACCAAGCTGAGCTTGATGGAGCGATCGTTAGCGAGTTCGCCGATGTGGTGTACCGCTTCGGCCACTCGATGTTGGGCGAAAGCGTGGATCGCTTCGATCCGAACTTTAAGGTGATTGGCAGCAATGGCGTGCGTGGTTTGGATGAGGAACAGGTGAGTCTGTTCGAAGCCTTCCTCAACCCCGTGGAGTGGACCAAACTTGATGAAGTCGACGGTGGCATGACCCAGGCTGAGGCCGCTGCGGCCGTGGCCCGCGGGATGACCCGCCAGGTGGGTCAGGAGATCGATGAGTTCGTGGTGAGCGATCTCCGCAACCGCCTAGAGGGCATTCCGCTCGACCTGGCTACTCTCAACATCACCCGCGGCCGCGAGCGCGGCGTGCCGTCGCTGAACAACGCCCGTGAGGAGTTCTTCCGCGGCTCCAACGATTCAGCGATCAAGCCCTACTCCAGCTGGTGCGACTTCTCGCTCAACCTGCGCAACCCGGCGTCGATCGTCAATGTTATCGCCGCCTACGGCTCCCACGAGTCCATCACCAGCGCCACCACCTCCGAAGCCAAGCGCGATGCCGCCTGGGATCTGGTGATGGGCGGAGCCGGTGCTCCCAGCGATCGCCTCGATTTCCTCAATGCCCACGGCGCTTATGCCAACGACGCCAACCTGGGCGGCCTCAACGAGGTTGATTTCTGGGTGGGTGGACTGCTCGAGAAGACGATGCCCTTCGGTGGCATGCTCGGCACCACCTTCAACTTCGTGTTCGAAGTGCAGATGGAGAAGCTGCAGGATACTGACCGCTTCTACTACCTAACTCGCCTCGCCAATCTGAACCTCACGGCTCAGTTGGAGAACAACAAGTTCGCCGATATGATCCATCGCAACACACCTGTCGAGCACCTGCCTGGCAACGTGTTCAAGGCGATGGATTACACGCTGGAAGTGGATCAGTCCCGCCAATTCAATCAAGGTCTAGGCCTTGATGATCCGCAGGGTGCAGTCAACGGCCTCGATCCTTTCCTCGCCGCCATGACCGGCGACCAGAAGGTGCTGCGCGCTGACCTGGATGGAGATCTCGACAATGATCTGCTCCAGTTTGTTGGCGGCGAGCATGTGGTGCTTGGTGGCACGGATGAAGCCGACACCCTGATCGGTGGCGACGGCGACGACACCCTCTGGGGTGACGGCGGCGACGACAACCTCGAAGGTGGTATCGGCAACGACTTCATCTTCGGTGGCGATGGCAGCGATGTGATCACCGATACCTTCGGTGACGACGAAATTCGCTCCGGCGGTGGTGACGACGTTGTTAACGGTGGCCCCGGCCTCAACCTGATCATCACCGACACCGGCAGCGATGTGGTGTTTGGTGGTCTAGATGATGAGGAGTTCCTGCTCGGCCAGGGCAACGACTTCGCTGATGGTGGTGCCGGTGTTGAAGCGATTTTCGGTGGAGAGGGTAACGACTGGCTCGAGTCCGGCCTGGAAAACGGTCTGCTGCTGGGCGACAACGGCGACCTCATTCAGGGCATTCCCACCAAGCGCAGTGTTAATAGCACGGTCATTGGTCACGACGTGACATATAACACCGGTGGCAACATTGATCATGACGCCGAATCTGGCAACGACGTAATGGTGGGTGGCCTCGGCACCGATAAGTTCTTTGGCCAGCTCGGCTTCGACTGGGCAACCCATAAGGATGATCCCTACGGCATCTATGCCGATATGGATGTTCGGACATTGATTGTTCCTCTGGCTGCCGGTTCCCCAGGCGCCTCGATGGACAAATATCAACTCACTGAGGCCGTCTCTGGTTCTGCTTACAACGACTACATTCGCGGTACCAGCACTGCAGCAGGTGTTGATCACGTTCTGCTTGATGCGGATGTCGACCTGATCAATGGCCTGCAGGAACTCCTGGCTGGCGTTGATGAGGCTGGCGCCATTCGCTTCAGCACGGGTGAAATCCTGATCGGCGGCGCCGGCAGCGACCTGATCGAGGGCCGCGCCGGCGATGATCTGATCGAGGGTGACAGCTTCCTGGATGTGAAGATCCAGGTGACTCCCACCGAGGGATCTCCCTATCTCGTCAGCCGGCTCGCAGAGATTCAGCAGCAGCTGTTCAGCCGTGAAATCCTGCCCAGCCAGCTCAGCATCTGGCGTGAGATCAAGGACAGCAGCAGCGTCTCTGACGTTGACGTTGTTCAGTTCAGTGGAAACCGCGGTGACTACATCATTGAGGGCTACAACGCCGCCACTGGTGTTGCTGCTGATCTCGATTCTGATGGCTGGATTTCCATCACTGATAACCAGGTCAACCCCACCGATGGTGTGGACCGTGTGAAGGCGGTAGAGCGTGCGTTGTTCAACGATGGCAGCATCAAGATCGCTCAGCATGCCAACCGCATGGCTGAAGGCCGCGTCTCCCTAAGTGTCGACGGTGTCGCAGCCGTAGACGGCACGGTGACTGGGGAAGTGGGTCAAGTGCTCGTTGCCTCCTCCGAAGTTCTTCAGGACTGGGATGAGCGCTCCGCTACCAATCCCCTCTCTGGTGTAGCCGCTCCTGTGGAGTACACCTGGCAGGTTGAGACGGCCCCAGGGTCAGGCATCTTCACGGATATCCAGACCACCTTCAACGTCACCGCCTCGCCGCTTCGTGCTCCCTCCATGACGGTGACGGCTGCCGAAGCCGGCCTCGCCATCCGCGTGATGGGCCGCTTCACCGACGCCGCTGGCGCGGTCGAAACCGTGTTCTCCAACTTCAGCAGCGTCAACCCCAACGAAGCCCCCAGCGTGGTGGAACCGATCAACGCTGCCGCTGCCATCACTGAGCTGGATCGCAACGCTCCGCTGGCCAACAACTTCATCCACACGGCAACCGGTTCCTTCGGAGTCGTTGATCCCGACTTCGCCGACATCCTGAGTGTCGACGTCGTCAGCAGCACTAGCAACTTCCCTGGCCGCACCACCCCGATCGGCACCCTGGTGCCGACCATCACCGACAACACCAACGGCGACGGCACGGGCTCTGTGAGCTGGACCTACCAGGTCACCGATCTGGGCCTCAACCCTCTCGTTGCGGGACAAACGGCGACCGAGACCTTTGTGCTCCGCCTCAGCGACGGTGCCGGCGGGATCACCAACCAGGTGGTCACCCTGGAGCTCACCGGCACCGCTGATCCGGTGAACGGCGCTCCCAGCGCCACCGGCCTGGTGGTGAGCGACAGCACCCCCACCGAAACCCAGCAGGTCACGGTGCAGGGCCAGAACACCATCAGCGACCCCAACGGCATGCCTGCCAGCCCGGTGTTCACCTACCAGTGGCAGCAGCGCCTGGCCACCAGCACCGATGCCAACGCCTGGACCAACATCACCGGCGCCACCGGCGTGAACTTCACGCCCGGCAATGCCCAGGTGAACAATGCCCTACGGGTTCAGGTGAGCTTCACCGACAGCGATGGCTTCGCCAATACCCTGTTCACCACCGCCACCGATGGCACCGGTGACCGCATCACCGGCAACCTCTTCGCCAACACCCTCACTGGCACCGCCTATGCCGATGCCCTCAGCGGCGGCCGGGGCAATGACACCGTCAACGGCAACGCCGGCAACGATGTCATCACCTGGGGTGTGAGCAACCCGGTCTTCTTCGCTCGGAACGGAGTCAGTGATGGCCGCGATGTGGTCGACGGCGGCCTCGGCACCCTCGACACCTTCGTGGTGAACGGCAACAACCAGGCGGAGACCTACCGCGTCTATGCCCGCGCCAGCTACCTGGCCGTCGCAGGCAATGCAGCAGCTCCACTAAATGCCGGCACCGAGATCGTCATCACCCGCAACGGCACCAACAACGCCGCCGTGATCGCCGAACTGCGCGGTATTGAAGAGATCACCATCAACACCGGTGCCGGCAATGACACCGTGCTTGCGATCGGAGACTTCACACCCACCAGCCTGGCCTTCAACACCATCACCGTCCAGGGGTCAGAAGACGACACCACTGTCGACATCTCGGCCCTCGAATCGGCCCACCGCATCCACTTCCTCACCCAGGGCGGCAACGATTACGTCGTCGGCAACCTTCGCCCGCAAGATGTCATCGACATCCCGACCGGTGCCAACCCAGACGACTACGCCGCCACCGACAACGGTGACGGCACGGTGACCTTCTCCTCGCCGACCCACTCGGTGACGGTGACCACCAGCATGGATCAGCTGCCCCAGTTGGCTCCTGCTGTTGTTTCTGAGCTGCCCGTGGCAAATCCAGGTACTGGCACGGCTGACGAAGATGAGGCTGGCGGTACCACCCCAGGGGATCAAGCCGCCAGCATTAATGAGGACGCCGAGGACGGCGACACCAATGAGGACGCCGAGGACGGCGACACCAATGAGGACGCCGAGAACGAAGACGCCGAGAACGACGACAGCAATGAGGACGCCGAGGACGGCGACAGCAGCTCTGAGGATGTGTCGTCCGAATCGACCAGCCCCGCGCTGCAGTTGGGTCTGAGCATCGTGAAGGATCCGGTGTTTGCCGGTAATTCCGAGACCGATGTGGTGTTGCGCCGCTTCGGTACTGAGGTTGAGCAGGGGAGCAAGTTCTACCTGGCACTCACGGCAGCATCGCTGCGCGAAGCATCGATCAATACGCTCGATGTGTCGGTGAACCTGGGCGAGACGTTCGGTGAGGTGTTTGAGCTGCATCCAGCCGACATTCACTTCAACGACGCCATGGCGGTCCAACGCCGTGTGCAGGTGCTCAATGGCGACAACGGTCCGACCATCCGCTTCCAGGGAGCCGGACTGGATGCACTGGCCTCTGGTGCTGCCATTGCCGATAACACGGTTCTGGCTTACATCGAACTGGTAGCCCGCGGCGACATCGATGATCTGATCAAAGATGCTCGGGTTGAGGATCAGTACGGCTTCATGAACGCTGAAACCTTCAGCGTGCCGATGCTGTTCACGGTTGATGCCAATGTGGACCAGGTGGTGTTCAGCGATCTCGAATCGCTGAGCGACCTAGGCGGTGCTGATGTGCTGCTGAACCCTGAGCTGGAAGTCACGGCCCGTGCGGCCGAGGCGGTGCTGACCACTTCATCGAGCTTCGATCTGGGCACTTACCGCGAGGTGGTGCAAGTTGGCGAGGGCTCTTACACCAACCTGGTGCGTAGCGGCGACACCATTTTCCAGGCGAGCAGCTGGCGCAACGATGGTGAAGTCAGCTTCACCGAGATGCGTCTCGACTCGATCAGCGATGCGGTGGCTGAGGTGAGTGCCACCTTCGATCTCACCGACACCGCAAGTCTGCCCAGCCTGGGCTGGAGTGATCAGCCTGGCCAGGGCGGGGTGATGGATGTGACCACCAGCTTCCACATCATCGGTGAGGCCGGCAGCGTTGTGGACACCAGTGCGGTGGGCTACGCCCTGAGCGCCTACGGCGACTACGGGTGGAACACCACGCAGATGGAGCAGTTCCAGGTGAAGCATCTGGTGACCTACCAGGCCGACCTGAACTACGACGGCGCGGTGACGATGAAGGATCTTGCCTTCCTCAACGCCGGAGCGGCGATGGGCACCACCCCCCACGATGTGGATGCTGACTTCAGCGGCAGCATCGACATGCTGGACCTGGCGGTGATCGATGCTGACTGGGGTAAGAGCCTGCATAGTGGCGATGGCAAGTTCATGGGCAGCGATTCCATCACGATGGATGAGCTGTTCCGCCAGAACGGCCGCCGCTGGGATAGCAGTGCCTTTGAAGATCAGAATGCGATCGAGGCCGATGAAGCGGGCTCGGCGTACGTGAACGTGCTTACGGACGAGTCCGACGGTCTGATCAGCGCTGCGGGTCTCGACTCCTCAGTGGTGAGCCAGTGGGAAGAGCAGCACAGCCAGCAGTACGCGCTCACGAGCGTCTGA
- a CDS encoding response regulator transcription factor, giving the protein MQYQNASPSELGVRVDFSSGESLVLEMATAASDQVVTTAATISTESPGAKVWVLDDDTSLCQLLMRQFKACGWFPLAIHTATDFDRLLADIYPDLLVLDQMLPDQTGTEILTGLRKAGHHFPVLMLSALGAPDDRIHGLEVGADDYLSKPFTTKELVLRIERLLGHAGPRWAGLDPSQNCFQIAEVLFNPSELSLSCGDELLSLSRGEAVVLSKFCQSPGLILSREQLARGSGSIVDVGSSRSLDMRVSKLRRQLNILWPGLGDQLESVRGRGYRLMAEILRLTPTH; this is encoded by the coding sequence ATGCAATACCAGAATGCCTCACCGTCTGAACTTGGCGTTCGGGTTGACTTTAGTTCTGGCGAGTCATTAGTGCTGGAAATGGCTACAGCGGCGTCGGATCAGGTCGTTACCACCGCCGCCACGATTTCAACAGAGTCACCCGGAGCCAAGGTGTGGGTGTTGGATGACGATACGTCGTTGTGTCAGTTGCTGATGCGTCAGTTCAAGGCTTGTGGTTGGTTTCCCTTGGCCATTCACACAGCCACTGATTTTGACAGGCTTCTTGCAGATATTTATCCAGATCTTCTTGTGCTTGACCAGATGTTGCCCGACCAGACCGGCACCGAGATCCTCACAGGTCTGCGCAAGGCTGGCCATCATTTCCCTGTTCTGATGCTGTCTGCGCTCGGGGCTCCCGATGATCGCATTCACGGCTTGGAGGTCGGCGCCGACGACTACCTCAGCAAACCCTTCACAACCAAGGAGCTGGTGCTGCGGATCGAACGGCTTCTGGGCCACGCCGGTCCTAGATGGGCAGGGCTTGATCCCTCCCAGAATTGTTTTCAGATTGCCGAGGTGCTGTTCAATCCATCAGAGCTCAGTTTGAGCTGCGGTGATGAGCTCCTTAGCCTCAGCCGCGGAGAGGCTGTCGTGCTGAGTAAATTCTGCCAATCCCCCGGTCTGATTCTCAGCCGAGAACAGTTAGCCCGTGGCAGTGGCAGTATCGTCGATGTCGGCTCCAGTCGCAGCCTCGACATGCGTGTGTCAAAGTTGCGACGCCAACTCAACATTTTATGGCCAGGTTTGGGGGATCAACTTGAATCCGTGCGAGGGCGCGGCTACAGGCTGATGGCTGAGATCCTCCGCCTGACACCAACCCATTGA
- a CDS encoding AraC family transcriptional regulator, which translates to MTVNPNISTDATLERWMGTTKTHVDPLKPNGKTPSLCGVDFRGSSLGLLKAKIEEAGRVLARNPADSITICIAESGQCRGAAAKREIRVIPKRLAFILLPGEVLNLEIISNQVSGLLLQVPATILLRECELHGTEDPDLLSLQETIPGHETLILACAQQLLDLAAKEEGPAKSRLITPLEASILSLLASLVGTTKGSSAAGNASEPSQSAHVQTALAFMENHMAGTITLADLCKACCISARTLQVAFQTVTNRSPLQVLQELRFTRFRDLLLQRMDVRSACIQVGLQPTGRMAANYKRLFGQLPRETKPQNT; encoded by the coding sequence GTGACTGTCAATCCGAACATATCAACTGACGCCACCTTGGAGCGGTGGATGGGGACGACTAAAACACATGTAGATCCCCTCAAGCCCAATGGGAAGACTCCAAGCCTCTGCGGCGTGGACTTCAGAGGCTCCTCTCTTGGGTTGCTAAAGGCCAAGATTGAGGAAGCCGGGAGGGTCCTGGCCCGCAACCCTGCCGACAGCATCACCATCTGCATCGCTGAAAGTGGTCAATGTCGTGGTGCAGCAGCAAAGCGGGAAATCAGGGTGATTCCCAAACGCCTGGCCTTCATCCTGCTTCCAGGCGAGGTACTCAACCTCGAGATAATCTCGAACCAGGTCAGCGGACTGCTGTTGCAGGTACCAGCCACGATCCTCTTGCGAGAATGTGAGCTACACGGCACGGAGGACCCAGACCTCCTCTCTCTCCAGGAAACAATTCCCGGCCACGAAACTCTAATCCTTGCCTGCGCTCAGCAACTGCTCGACCTTGCCGCTAAAGAGGAAGGTCCGGCAAAGTCAAGGCTGATCACTCCTCTGGAAGCCTCGATCCTCTCACTGTTAGCAAGCCTGGTGGGCACCACTAAAGGCTCCTCCGCTGCAGGCAATGCATCAGAGCCCAGCCAGTCAGCCCACGTGCAAACTGCTCTGGCATTCATGGAGAATCACATGGCCGGAACAATTACCCTCGCCGACCTCTGCAAAGCGTGCTGTATCTCAGCCCGCACCCTGCAGGTTGCCTTCCAAACGGTGACGAACCGGTCACCGCTTCAGGTTCTGCAGGAATTGAGATTTACTCGTTTTCGCGATCTACTTCTGCAACGAATGGATGTCCGCAGTGCGTGTATACAAGTCGGCCTCCAACCCACGGGGCGAATGGCAGCCAATTACAAGCGCCTGTTTGGCCAACTCCCCCGCGAGACAAAGCCTCAGAACACCTAG
- a CDS encoding sensor histidine kinase, with protein sequence MDDVLKMDADVDQLCELTNKLYAYADSLADQHDRIDLEIAELLGQVVNSYNSVNVQLEAERRIMRLNPLALKRSLNNLIDNALEYGLPPVLVCARSGNDTLIISVDDHGHGLQPATQLLMPRMPASGDRHETSHRGLGLGIVEQFCQAHGGSLDLLRSVHGGLRAEMHLPLRPSA encoded by the coding sequence ATGGATGACGTGCTGAAGATGGATGCCGATGTAGATCAGCTCTGTGAACTCACCAACAAGCTGTATGCCTACGCCGATAGTCTGGCCGATCAGCACGATCGCATTGATTTGGAGATCGCTGAGCTGTTAGGCCAGGTGGTTAACAGCTACAACAGTGTCAACGTTCAGCTGGAGGCCGAACGGAGGATCATGCGGCTGAACCCGCTTGCGCTGAAACGGAGTCTCAATAATCTCATCGATAACGCCCTTGAGTACGGCCTGCCGCCGGTCTTGGTTTGCGCTAGGTCCGGCAACGATACGTTGATCATCAGCGTGGACGATCACGGCCATGGGCTTCAGCCAGCCACCCAGTTGCTGATGCCACGCATGCCTGCATCCGGCGATCGCCACGAAACCAGTCACCGCGGCCTTGGTCTGGGCATCGTCGAGCAGTTCTGCCAAGCCCATGGTGGGTCCCTCGACCTGTTGCGTTCCGTTCATGGCGGGCTCAGGGCAGAGATGCATCTTCCCCTTCGGCCCTCAGCCTGA